One genomic region from Clostridium saccharobutylicum DSM 13864 encodes:
- a CDS encoding DUF6652 family protein, whose translation MKFVKNALISLYINLFIIIFLFVSLLRGLIKNDMGNWIHILLIAGVIISGISNIIFAAKNTINSCKLCKNRDYNSLRKCMKILKFGAIPYFILNFAMHFLIFLFLFAASRGTMIFTPIPLLFFIPICFTYPTVVFTSLYGIGFVVSISRDKKLSKKKFIFHVLLQLCFILDVISTISLLIKYKKIDEIN comes from the coding sequence ATGAAATTTGTAAAAAATGCGCTAATAAGTTTATATATAAATTTATTCATAATTATATTTTTATTTGTTAGTTTATTACGAGGATTAATAAAAAATGATATGGGAAACTGGATTCATATTCTATTAATAGCTGGAGTTATTATTTCTGGAATTTCAAATATTATATTTGCAGCGAAGAATACAATAAATTCATGTAAATTATGTAAAAATAGAGACTATAATTCATTGCGTAAATGTATGAAAATATTAAAATTTGGAGCAATTCCATATTTCATTTTAAATTTTGCTATGCATTTTTTAATATTTCTATTTTTATTTGCAGCATCTCGTGGAACAATGATATTTACACCAATTCCATTATTATTTTTTATTCCTATTTGTTTTACATATCCAACAGTTGTATTTACATCATTGTATGGCATAGGCTTTGTAGTGAGTATCAGCAGAGATAAAAAGTTGAGCAAAAAAAAGTTTATATTTCATGTTTTATTACAATTATGTTTTATTTTAGATGTAATAAGTACAATAAGCTTGCTTATAAAATATAAAAAAATTGATGAGATAAACTAA
- a CDS encoding phage late control D protein: protein MRSGYTYTQGDILVEPYAFIKILDLKIDRKINEHAKIYISGIISDENADKYVEVADDDESIKVSVKDDNNNIIDLFQGMVTNIAINSTNDVKTLEIEALSYTFEMDIEKKYRSFQGENLTYADIFNKVNKDYSNLQMREYIPIGQTIDKIIVQYNETDWEFIKRLASHFNVGVVPECRLSGIKFSIGKGESEACNLEEFNYSINKGLKEYKIKSKNSNLGLIDTDLISYQIVTNKILDLYNSVNFKNRNLNVYKSETSIVNRVISTKYTLRDEKGMKVRRIYNDKLVGASLDGKILNTKADVVKISLKIDGYPGSEENAAWLPYSTVFSSQDGTGWYCMPEIGDAIRMYFPDNDEKNTYAISSVNLKASNPAKRSDPSVKSIGTKYGKEIIMKPGAVEVMANGSLFMKLTDSGGIEIKSDNKITLDAKKDIEINGENIKIEGKTAVDLVSGAGATVTINEDVTASGAKINTQ from the coding sequence ATGAGAAGTGGATATACGTATACTCAAGGGGATATTTTAGTAGAACCATATGCATTTATTAAAATTTTAGATTTAAAAATAGATAGAAAAATTAATGAACATGCAAAAATTTATATAAGTGGAATTATAAGTGATGAAAATGCAGATAAGTATGTTGAAGTAGCAGATGATGATGAAAGTATTAAGGTATCAGTAAAAGATGACAACAATAATATTATAGATTTATTTCAAGGAATGGTAACTAATATAGCTATAAATTCTACAAATGATGTAAAAACATTAGAAATTGAAGCATTAAGTTATACTTTTGAGATGGATATAGAAAAGAAATATCGTAGCTTTCAAGGTGAAAATTTAACTTATGCAGATATTTTTAACAAAGTAAATAAAGATTACAGCAATCTTCAAATGAGAGAGTACATTCCGATTGGACAAACTATTGATAAGATAATAGTTCAATATAATGAAACAGATTGGGAATTTATAAAGAGACTTGCTTCACATTTTAATGTAGGAGTTGTTCCTGAATGCAGATTATCAGGAATTAAATTTTCAATTGGAAAAGGAGAAAGTGAAGCATGTAACTTAGAGGAATTTAATTATTCCATTAATAAAGGATTAAAAGAATATAAGATAAAATCAAAGAACAGTAATTTAGGATTGATTGATACAGATTTAATAAGTTATCAAATTGTAACTAACAAAATTTTAGATTTATATAATTCAGTTAACTTTAAAAATAGGAATTTAAATGTATATAAAAGTGAAACAAGCATAGTTAATAGAGTAATTTCAACTAAATATACTTTAAGAGATGAAAAAGGTATGAAGGTGAGAAGGATTTATAATGATAAACTTGTTGGTGCATCATTAGATGGAAAAATATTAAACACGAAGGCTGATGTAGTAAAAATATCACTTAAGATAGATGGTTATCCGGGCAGCGAAGAGAATGCAGCATGGTTGCCATATTCTACAGTATTTTCATCACAAGATGGTACAGGTTGGTACTGCATGCCAGAAATAGGAGATGCCATAAGAATGTATTTCCCAGATAATGATGAAAAAAATACTTATGCTATAAGTTCAGTAAACTTAAAAGCAAGTAATCCAGCAAAACGTAGTGATCCATCAGTAAAAAGTATTGGAACAAAATATGGAAAAGAAATAATAATGAAACCTGGTGCAGTAGAGGTAATGGCTAATGGCAGCTTGTTTATGAAATTAACTGATTCTGGTGGTATAGAAATAAAGAGTGACAATAAAATAACATTGGATGCTAAAAAAGACATAGAAATAAATGGTGAAAATATAAAAATTGAAGGAAAGACTGCTGTTGATTTGGTATCTGGCGCTGGAGCAACTGTTACTATAAATGAGGATGTAACTGCAAGCGGAGCAAAGATTAATACACAATAA
- a CDS encoding imm11 family protein, translating into MDYFLLDQDERCTCIPELLNLYKSIDKRDINLSSADKIDDTIIFYIKSNPNTEFLDVLNKQLFLVSEDMKNILEKYNANIIFKMLPLIDFDNLKQEIYYLPIFEEIEALSEEAELNLDKTVIKKLVLNKEKIQGKKIFKIKESKKDLIIIRLDVAESLLRREFKGIAIKRVEVKEK; encoded by the coding sequence ATGGATTATTTTTTACTTGATCAAGATGAGAGATGTACTTGTATTCCAGAGCTTTTAAATCTCTATAAAAGTATTGATAAAAGAGACATAAATTTAAGTAGTGCAGATAAAATAGATGACACAATAATATTTTATATAAAGTCAAATCCTAATACTGAATTTTTAGATGTTTTAAACAAGCAGTTATTTTTAGTATCAGAGGATATGAAAAATATATTAGAAAAGTATAATGCAAATATTATATTTAAAATGTTGCCTTTAATTGATTTTGATAACTTAAAACAAGAAATTTATTACTTACCAATATTTGAAGAAATAGAAGCATTAAGTGAAGAGGCTGAGCTAAATTTGGATAAAACAGTGATAAAAAAATTAGTATTAAATAAAGAAAAAATTCAAGGTAAGAAGATATTTAAAATTAAAGAAAGTAAAAAAGATTTAATCATAATTAGATTAGATGTAGCTGAAAGTTTATTAAGAAGAGAGTTTAAAGGAATTGCAATAAAAAGAGTAGAGGTAAAAGAAAAGTAG
- a CDS encoding DUF4280 domain-containing protein — translation MSSDVSYVARGAKMQCSKGSNKELKINLPASHGAYAQGKALMVETDNVVEANITSFGLCEGEKCCPIILGKWTKCEYDTLINGVPALTTDSELICAKGGRITFVTDGQNE, via the coding sequence TTGAGTAGTGATGTTTCTTATGTAGCAAGAGGAGCAAAAATGCAATGCAGTAAAGGAAGTAATAAGGAGCTTAAAATAAATTTGCCTGCAAGTCATGGCGCATATGCACAGGGAAAGGCATTAATGGTTGAAACAGATAATGTAGTTGAGGCAAACATTACGTCCTTTGGTTTATGTGAAGGAGAAAAATGTTGCCCAATTATATTAGGAAAATGGACAAAATGTGAATATGATACGTTAATTAATGGAGTACCAGCTTTAACAACAGATTCAGAGCTTATTTGTGCAAAGGGTGGGAGAATTACATTTGTAACAGATGGACAGAATGAATAA
- a CDS encoding RHS repeat-associated core domain-containing protein, protein MEAIHKLKVDCPYEILTIEDIEIKCRPNEHGYLYIKCLIDDSINVKYSIEASTEDKICIYEEIENDEKSIIFNGLIQDIRTTNINGIYYLEIEAATSSFTLDIEEKSRSFQDVEMTYDELIKEILKEYESLRLGYTQCMDKQKKIGKPLFQYKETDYEFLKRIASELGIELICDTMNFSNMFYFGRTLGENYTFEDNTNYRVCKDLKKYHKAKTLGLDFNHTDYFYYEIKKCEKLNIGDKINFKQKELYVNQYTASLDKGELIYNYRLCKEKGIWQEKIYNPKMQGISLEGKVLAVKEQRLKIHLDIDEGQNEDKAYWFTFAPPTGNVMYSMPIVGTNAVLYFPNDSKGEPIATACVRKNGGGCEKFSDVNNRYYTTESNNQIALLPGKLSFTCSGNEGLKVSFDDAEGVTLKSDKNINITSPNEVSIKSEENDIKINAKQKLTVQKKGGEGGISLHNEMEYHGGKVNENGTCTETFAPYEEEEPEASDENAQSEESSESDEGAGIGPTALSCALDMIPFVGNVKSGIELLTGKDLITGEQVSRGALLVGMVAGPLGKVCKVGKLASKVGSKLMKVGSKALKAGSKVGKIASKAAKVASKSEKEVSKMLTGLKRVTKRVAKKEGKDVIEETTKEATEKAAKEAVEKGEKEVAQKAEKEVAGAAKKDVKEAGEKETKDVAEEESKEVSKKSEKEAKETREKKANDSAEKERKKAAEKDTKEEKSTTKTDNENKCTDGDPIDTATGSLYIPATDIVLPDIHEEFEIKRKYESTNKRVGLLGKGWTNNFETYLKIADGKINVLCSDGHIETFYPIDDEWINDKGGRKSYSLMREGDYWKFKCFKEKKIYRYNNSGKLIDITDNHNNKLSLTYIGENIETLTTFSNYKLFFTYKDGKVIEIKDELGRTVKYKYDGHYLTDVIHVDQGVTTYTYDNKGYISSIKDQNGNTYTKNFFDKKGRVIRQEYPNGDVLTVDYDDGEKESTFYFRQSKIKKVYRHNKDKLITHLFYEDGTTEEYKYDDYQNKTYIKDRNGFEVHKVFDEFGNLLSESLPNGLKTEYTYDENHNLIKEADNKGKEILCSYDREGNLLEKKTKISVGNWTTESYKYDSYGRILSKIDGNGNNSKYEYSNTWNLESKKGKDPVRVITNGGYIYEYEYDEVGRNTEIKTDYGVIEFSYNNLNYEAKIKDANGNVTIKNYDNMGNLISLYTPNTCFNGGMSEEGYRYTYDHMDRLISIKNPLGIVEKSVRDTQGNIIKDINPNYYSYETHDGPGIEYVYDQNNQKIKTIYPDGGIERFFYDANGNVIKHISPEYYNQETDDGLGYSYTYDSMNRLSSIINEEGIIEKTFGYDLHGNIIKEIDNEGNGILFKYDLLGNLIEKRVPVEKDIYGNIRYNLTCYDYDKNSNKILEKHGTAVVSEKGICGNYHEIYFKYDKENRLIEVKDKYGAKARYKYDCLNKKTFESFKINDSTTKAIHYIYDKVGNLIQNKEEINGSFVAPETKGRNVWAITNYEYDKNGNITKIITPKGFEIGRVYDKADRLIEQHEKDEANGIFRSYVYKYDKSNNITSISEYSGEEAKLIRSKYISENDYRVHWSERYENKKENERLFEKIGFKEDEKQKTYTYDAQNRLTHFINFSGNTTRLFYDKNDRIIKQVLPEQYDEAKDNGLGTTYDYNIKGQVIEVKNALGETITKNTYDPKGNLKTSIDGENNKVEYTYTMLGQIKDIVTPNSRKENKPAQSYKYDARGNITGITDGNGNETSYILDDWGRIIQITTPEGGVEKYTYDFAGNITSTTDANGGTIEYIYNSLGQVCEIKDQAGNSEYFYYDNEGNLTKHVDRNQNHVDRIYNLDRNIVSVKAYQVDEESISLEVKKAEEARTKALEKAKINNEEGFITTPLSQKHRRRSFTERQKEKKEKQENTKLNENNSKTELTEDPNKNKLEVVDQRFNYNSDGTLKNAYTGNMHYEYAYNIEGMLETKSASGRTLLRYTYDKNNNIKTIKDITGKSSIYSYDEADRVKLIQDDKNVTLATYDYYKNDSIKSVIVGNGLKTDYTYDGDGNVQSLVTISSNGEVLVDYNYVYDLNGNRLQKVSSKHKNFYSYDSMNRLVDSRYDGRCESFTYDKVGNRLTKTTSDMANGMTVNVVEKYTYNVRNQLKGLHDNFGVNYFTYDKQGNTIKEETQNGNNIFEYNTLNQQVKAITKDGSTLVSRYDTEGLRAEIEENEKLTKFIFHKDNVLVEADKDWNVISRFSRGHEVVAADIVDLDGESNPEIESKLNRYFYTTDEQGSTIFITDKDQQVKNEYWYDAFGNILNSKEQVHNRITYTGQQFDGVTGQYYLRARFYNPVIGRFTQEDTYRGDGLNLYAYCGNNPVGYWDPSGYLCSTKINQYNKEVREFKGNRGEYLRNKFKVPIKQNEITTYKNFVDRSVVGDNLEGHEIWQHANLKANDLATNRLSTEASKNNPVIALDREQHKIINAAQRSLDAANQKPLDNIMDNSKILRDSGIPEDIVNDITDRALDHMKNTLK, encoded by the coding sequence ATGGAAGCAATTCACAAATTAAAAGTAGACTGTCCCTATGAAATACTTACGATAGAAGACATTGAAATTAAATGCAGACCTAATGAACATGGTTATTTATATATTAAATGTCTCATAGATGATAGTATAAATGTTAAATATTCTATTGAAGCTTCCACAGAAGATAAAATATGTATTTATGAAGAAATAGAAAATGATGAAAAATCAATAATATTTAATGGATTAATACAAGATATAAGAACAACTAATATAAATGGAATTTATTATTTAGAAATAGAAGCAGCAACATCAAGCTTTACTTTAGATATTGAAGAGAAAAGCAGATCATTTCAAGATGTTGAAATGACATATGATGAGTTAATAAAAGAAATACTTAAAGAATATGAAAGTTTACGTTTAGGCTATACACAATGCATGGACAAGCAAAAGAAAATAGGAAAGCCATTATTTCAATATAAAGAAACAGATTATGAATTTTTAAAAAGAATAGCAAGTGAGTTAGGAATAGAACTTATTTGTGACACAATGAATTTTAGTAATATGTTTTATTTTGGCAGGACTTTGGGAGAAAATTATACATTTGAAGATAATACTAATTATAGGGTATGCAAAGATTTAAAAAAATACCACAAAGCAAAAACTTTAGGATTGGATTTTAACCATACAGATTATTTTTATTATGAAATAAAGAAATGTGAAAAATTAAATATAGGAGATAAAATTAATTTTAAGCAAAAAGAATTATATGTTAATCAGTATACAGCAAGTTTAGATAAAGGTGAATTAATATATAATTATAGATTATGCAAAGAAAAAGGAATTTGGCAAGAGAAGATTTATAATCCTAAAATGCAGGGGATATCTCTTGAGGGAAAAGTTCTTGCAGTAAAAGAGCAGCGACTAAAAATACACTTAGACATAGATGAAGGACAAAATGAAGATAAAGCTTATTGGTTTACGTTTGCACCACCAACAGGAAATGTAATGTATTCTATGCCTATAGTTGGAACAAATGCAGTGTTATATTTCCCAAATGATAGCAAAGGAGAGCCTATAGCTACAGCATGTGTAAGAAAAAATGGAGGTGGCTGTGAAAAGTTTTCAGATGTAAACAATAGGTACTATACAACCGAAAGTAATAATCAGATAGCGCTACTACCAGGAAAGCTTAGTTTTACATGTAGTGGAAATGAAGGTTTAAAAGTTTCTTTTGATGATGCTGAAGGAGTAACATTAAAAAGCGATAAAAATATAAATATAACTAGCCCAAATGAAGTTTCAATAAAAAGTGAAGAAAACGATATTAAGATAAATGCAAAACAAAAGTTAACTGTTCAAAAAAAAGGTGGAGAAGGCGGAATTTCTCTACATAATGAAATGGAATACCATGGAGGAAAAGTTAATGAAAATGGAACTTGCACAGAAACTTTTGCACCTTATGAGGAAGAAGAACCTGAAGCAAGCGATGAAAATGCACAAAGTGAAGAAAGCAGTGAAAGTGATGAAGGTGCAGGAATAGGACCTACTGCATTATCATGTGCCTTAGATATGATACCGTTTGTTGGAAATGTGAAAAGTGGAATTGAATTATTAACAGGAAAAGATTTAATTACAGGAGAACAAGTTAGTAGAGGTGCATTGTTAGTAGGGATGGTTGCAGGACCTCTTGGTAAAGTATGTAAAGTTGGAAAATTGGCCAGCAAAGTAGGAAGCAAATTAATGAAGGTAGGAAGTAAAGCACTTAAAGCTGGCAGTAAAGTAGGGAAGATAGCTAGTAAAGCAGCGAAGGTAGCAAGTAAAAGTGAAAAAGAAGTAAGTAAAATGCTTACTGGGCTGAAGCGGGTAACCAAAAGAGTCGCGAAAAAAGAAGGCAAAGATGTAATTGAGGAGACAACAAAAGAAGCAACAGAGAAGGCAGCAAAAGAAGCTGTTGAAAAAGGAGAAAAAGAGGTAGCACAGAAGGCAGAGAAAGAAGTAGCAGGGGCAGCAAAAAAAGACGTAAAAGAAGCTGGAGAGAAAGAAACAAAAGATGTAGCAGAAGAGGAATCAAAAGAAGTAAGTAAAAAATCAGAGAAAGAAGCAAAAGAAACAAGAGAGAAAAAAGCAAATGATTCAGCAGAAAAAGAACGTAAAAAGGCAGCCGAAAAGGACACAAAAGAAGAAAAATCTACTACTAAAACTGATAATGAAAACAAATGTACAGATGGAGACCCAATTGATACAGCAACAGGAAGTTTATATATTCCAGCTACTGATATAGTATTGCCTGATATACACGAAGAATTTGAGATAAAAAGAAAATATGAATCAACCAATAAAAGAGTAGGATTACTTGGAAAAGGATGGACAAATAATTTTGAAACTTATCTTAAGATAGCAGATGGAAAAATTAATGTACTTTGTAGTGATGGTCATATTGAAACTTTTTACCCAATTGATGATGAATGGATAAATGATAAAGGTGGAAGAAAAAGTTATTCATTAATGAGAGAGGGAGACTATTGGAAATTTAAATGCTTTAAAGAAAAGAAAATATATAGGTATAATAATTCAGGAAAACTTATTGATATAACTGATAATCATAATAATAAACTTTCGTTAACTTATATTGGAGAAAACATAGAAACTTTAACAACTTTCTCAAATTATAAATTATTTTTCACATATAAAGATGGAAAAGTAATTGAAATAAAAGATGAATTGGGTAGAACGGTTAAATATAAATATGATGGACATTATTTAACAGACGTTATCCATGTAGATCAAGGAGTTACAACATATACCTATGATAATAAAGGTTATATAAGCAGCATAAAAGATCAAAATGGAAATACTTATACTAAAAATTTCTTTGATAAAAAAGGAAGAGTTATAAGACAAGAATATCCAAATGGTGATGTTTTAACAGTAGATTATGATGATGGGGAAAAAGAAAGTACATTTTATTTTAGACAAAGTAAAATAAAAAAAGTATATAGACACAATAAAGATAAGTTAATAACACATTTATTTTATGAAGATGGAACTACAGAAGAATATAAATATGATGATTATCAAAACAAGACTTATATAAAAGATAGAAATGGATTTGAAGTCCATAAGGTTTTTGATGAATTTGGTAATTTATTAAGTGAGTCTTTACCAAATGGATTAAAAACAGAATACACTTATGATGAAAATCACAACCTAATAAAAGAAGCTGATAATAAAGGAAAAGAAATTCTATGCAGCTATGATAGAGAGGGCAATTTACTAGAGAAGAAAACAAAGATTTCAGTTGGAAATTGGACAACTGAAAGTTATAAATATGATTCGTATGGAAGAATTTTAAGTAAAATAGATGGCAATGGAAATAATTCAAAATATGAATATTCTAATACATGGAATTTAGAATCAAAAAAAGGAAAAGATCCAGTAAGGGTAATAACTAATGGTGGATATATTTATGAATATGAATATGATGAAGTAGGCAGAAATACAGAAATAAAAACTGATTATGGAGTAATAGAATTTTCATATAACAATTTAAATTATGAGGCAAAAATTAAAGATGCAAATGGAAATGTAACAATAAAAAATTATGATAACATGGGTAATTTGATAAGTCTTTATACACCAAATACATGTTTTAATGGAGGTATGTCAGAAGAAGGTTACAGATATACCTATGATCATATGGATAGGCTTATAAGCATAAAAAATCCACTTGGAATTGTAGAGAAAAGCGTAAGAGATACTCAAGGAAATATAATAAAGGATATAAATCCAAATTATTATAGTTATGAAACTCATGATGGACCTGGAATTGAATATGTTTATGATCAAAATAATCAAAAGATAAAAACTATATATCCTGATGGGGGAATAGAAAGATTCTTCTATGATGCTAATGGAAATGTAATAAAGCATATAAGTCCAGAATATTATAATCAAGAAACTGATGATGGTTTAGGTTATAGTTATACCTATGATTCAATGAATAGATTAAGTTCTATAATAAATGAAGAAGGAATTATAGAAAAGACTTTTGGATACGATCTTCATGGAAATATCATAAAAGAAATAGATAATGAAGGAAATGGTATTTTATTTAAATATGATTTGCTTGGTAATTTAATTGAAAAGAGAGTTCCAGTTGAAAAAGATATTTATGGAAATATTAGATACAATTTAACTTGCTATGATTATGATAAAAATAGTAATAAAATTTTAGAAAAGCATGGAACAGCAGTAGTATCTGAAAAAGGAATCTGTGGTAATTATCATGAAATTTATTTTAAATATGATAAAGAAAACAGGCTTATAGAAGTTAAAGATAAATATGGAGCGAAAGCAAGGTACAAATATGACTGCTTAAATAAAAAGACTTTTGAAAGCTTTAAGATTAATGACTCAACAACAAAAGCAATTCATTATATTTATGATAAAGTAGGAAATTTAATTCAAAATAAGGAAGAAATAAATGGAAGTTTTGTAGCACCAGAAACAAAGGGCAGAAATGTTTGGGCTATAACAAACTATGAGTATGATAAGAATGGAAATATAACAAAAATAATAACTCCAAAAGGCTTTGAAATTGGAAGAGTTTATGATAAAGCGGATAGACTTATAGAGCAACATGAAAAAGATGAAGCTAATGGAATTTTTAGAAGTTATGTTTATAAGTATGATAAATCTAATAATATAACAAGTATAAGCGAATATTCTGGAGAAGAAGCAAAGCTTATAAGAAGTAAATATATAAGTGAAAATGATTATAGGGTACATTGGTCTGAGAGATATGAAAATAAAAAAGAAAATGAAAGGTTATTTGAGAAAATTGGATTTAAGGAAGATGAAAAACAAAAGACCTATACTTACGATGCTCAAAACAGACTTACCCATTTTATAAATTTCTCAGGAAATACAACAAGGCTATTTTATGATAAGAATGATAGAATCATAAAACAAGTACTTCCAGAACAATATGATGAAGCTAAGGATAATGGATTAGGAACAACTTATGATTACAATATTAAGGGACAAGTTATTGAAGTTAAAAATGCTTTAGGAGAAACAATAACTAAAAATACTTATGACCCAAAAGGAAATCTTAAAACTTCAATAGATGGAGAAAATAATAAAGTAGAATACACTTATACAATGCTTGGGCAAATAAAAGACATTGTGACTCCAAACTCAAGAAAAGAAAATAAACCAGCTCAAAGCTATAAATATGATGCACGAGGAAACATTACAGGAATAACAGATGGTAATGGAAATGAAACAAGTTATATTTTAGATGACTGGGGAAGAATAATTCAAATAACAACACCAGAAGGCGGAGTTGAAAAATATACCTATGACTTTGCAGGAAATATAACAAGTACAACGGATGCTAATGGTGGAACTATAGAATATATTTATAACAGCTTAGGTCAAGTATGTGAAATAAAAGATCAAGCAGGAAATAGTGAATATTTCTATTATGATAATGAAGGAAATCTAACAAAACATGTTGATAGAAATCAAAATCATGTGGATAGAATTTATAATTTAGATAGAAATATAGTTTCAGTAAAAGCTTATCAAGTTGATGAAGAATCAATATCACTAGAAGTAAAAAAAGCTGAAGAAGCTAGAACAAAAGCACTAGAGAAAGCAAAGATAAACAATGAAGAAGGCTTTATAACAACTCCATTAAGCCAGAAACATAGAAGAAGAAGCTTCACAGAAAGACAGAAAGAGAAAAAAGAAAAGCAAGAAAATACTAAATTAAACGAAAATAATTCAAAAACAGAACTAACAGAAGATCCAAATAAAAATAAACTAGAAGTAGTAGATCAAAGATTCAACTATAATTCAGATGGTACTTTAAAGAATGCATATACAGGAAATATGCATTATGAATATGCTTATAATATTGAAGGAATGCTTGAAACTAAGAGTGCTTCTGGAAGAACACTTTTAAGATATACTTATGATAAGAATAACAATATAAAAACTATAAAAGATATAACTGGAAAGAGTAGTATTTATAGTTATGATGAAGCTGATAGAGTTAAGTTAATTCAAGATGATAAAAATGTTACTTTGGCAACATATGATTATTATAAAAATGATAGTATAAAATCTGTTATTGTTGGAAATGGCTTAAAGACAGATTATACTTATGATGGCGATGGCAATGTACAAAGCTTAGTTACAATATCTTCAAATGGTGAAGTTTTAGTAGATTATAACTATGTCTATGACTTGAATGGAAACAGGCTTCAAAAGGTAAGTTCAAAACATAAGAATTTCTATAGTTATGACTCAATGAATCGCCTTGTTGATTCAAGATATGATGGTCGATGCGAAAGTTTCACATATGATAAAGTAGGAAACAGATTAACTAAAACGACAAGTGACATGGCAAACGGCATGACAGTAAATGTCGTGGAAAAATATACTTATAATGTAAGAAACCAATTAAAGGGATTACACGATAATTTTGGTGTAAATTACTTTACTTATGATAAGCAAGGAAATACAATAAAAGAAGAAACACAAAATGGAAATAATATCTTTGAGTACAATACTTTGAATCAACAAGTAAAGGCTATAACTAAGGATGGAAGTACTTTAGTTAGTAGGTATGATACTGAAGGTTTAAGAGCTGAGATTGAAGAAAATGAAAAGTTAACTAAATTTATTTTCCATAAGGATAATGTTTTAGTTGAAGCTGATAAAGATTGGAATGTTATTTCTAGGTTTAGTAGAGGGCATGAGGTTGTTGCTGCTGATATTGTAGATTTAGATGGAGAATCAAATCCAGAAATAGAATCTAAATTAAATAGGTATTTTTATACTACAGATGAACAAGGAAGTACTATATTTATTACTGACAAGGATCAACAAGTTAAAAACGAGTATTGGTACGATGCATTCGGAAATATTCTCAACAGCAAAGAACAGGTTCATAATAGGATTACTTATACTGGGCAGCAGTTTGATGGTGTTACTGGACAGTATTATTTAAGAGCTAGATTTTATAATCCAGTTATAGGTAGATTTACTCAGGAAGATACTTATAGAGGCGATGGACTAAATCTTTATGCTTATTGTGGGAATAATCCTGTTGGGTATTGGGATCCTAGTGGTTATTTATGTAGTACGAAAATAAATCAGTATAATAAAGAAGTTAGAGAATTTAAAGGTAATAGAGGAGAATATTTAAGAAATAAGTTTAAAGTACCTATTAAACAAAATGAAATTACTACTTATAAAAACTTTGTTGATAGGTCAGTTGTTGGAGATAATTTAGAAGGACATGAAATCTGGCAGCATGCAAATTTAAAAGCTAACGACCTTGCTACTAATAGATTATCTACTGAAGCATCAAAGAATAATCCTGTTATTGCATTAGATAGGGAGCAACATAAAATTATAAATGCAGCACAAAGAAGTCTTGATGCTGCAAATCAAAAGCCATTAGATAATATTATGGATAACTCTAAAATTCTACGTGATTCAGGTATTCCAGAAGATATTGTCAATGATATTACTGACAGGGCATTAGATCATATGAAAAATACATTAAAATAG